In a genomic window of Nostoc sp. UHCC 0870:
- a CDS encoding DUF433 domain-containing protein, whose translation MLGLDRITFDPNIMGGQACIRGMRIPVSLVVNLVANSKPVEEILEEYPDLEPEDIRQSLLYAAWLTQERVYPFKTA comes from the coding sequence ATGTTAGGTTTAGACAGAATTACATTTGACCCCAACATTATGGGTGGACAAGCTTGTATTCGTGGGATGCGAATCCCAGTTTCTTTAGTGGTGAATTTGGTAGCTAATAGCAAACCTGTAGAGGAAATTTTAGAAGAATATCCAGATTTAGAACCAGAAGATATACGTCAATCTTTACTTTACGCTGCATGGTTGACACAAGAGCGAGTTTATCCCTTCAAAACGGCTTAA
- a CDS encoding AbrB/MazE/SpoVT family DNA-binding domain-containing protein gives MVSTTTITTTGQVTIPKEIRDYLNLDAGSKVDFVIDENGTVKLIPLNVPVQSLSGILHRPGMKSATLRDMETAIQEGSSDWS, from the coding sequence ATGGTTAGCACCACCACCATCACCACTACAGGACAAGTAACTATTCCTAAAGAAATTAGAGATTATCTGAATCTTGATGCAGGTAGTAAAGTTGATTTTGTGATTGATGAAAATGGGACAGTTAAATTGATTCCCCTGAATGTCCCTGTTCAAAGTTTATCGGGTATTTTACATCGTCCGGGAATGAAGAGTGCAACTTTAAGAGACATGGAAACAGCGATTCAAGAGGGTTCAAGTGATTGGAGTTGA
- a CDS encoding type II toxin-antitoxin system VapB family antitoxin produces the protein MKTDFVINEKLIDEAIKVTGLKTKQEVIELGLKTLIKLKQQEKIKAYRGNLRWEGNLDEIRTNS, from the coding sequence ATGAAAACTGATTTTGTTATCAATGAAAAGCTCATAGATGAAGCAATTAAAGTAACTGGTCTAAAGACTAAACAAGAAGTGATTGAGCTTGGATTGAAGACACTAATTAAACTAAAGCAGCAAGAAAAAATAAAAGCTTATCGAGGTAATCTCCGATGGGAAGGCAACCTTGATGAGATTAGAACAAATTCATGA
- a CDS encoding PIN domain-containing protein: MTRVYLDTSVYNRPFDDQTQPKIFLETQAVILILQMVEARLIELVSSSVLQYENSRNPFVVNQQSMDRYLQIAALRILVDENIRNRAEQLEKEGVKAIDALHVACAEASHSDYFITCDKRLINRCQNLSITVINPNNFIFEVENDN, translated from the coding sequence ATGACTAGGGTTTATCTAGACACCAGTGTTTATAATCGTCCATTTGATGACCAAACACAACCAAAAATATTTTTGGAAACACAGGCTGTTATCTTAATTTTACAAATGGTAGAAGCAAGATTGATAGAATTAGTGAGTTCTTCAGTTCTACAATATGAAAATAGCCGTAACCCTTTTGTTGTCAATCAGCAATCAATGGATAGATACTTACAAATAGCTGCTTTGAGAATATTGGTAGATGAAAATATTAGAAACAGGGCAGAACAGCTAGAAAAGGAAGGAGTTAAAGCTATTGATGCACTTCATGTAGCGTGTGCAGAAGCTTCTCACAGTGATTACTTTATCACTTGTGACAAGAGACTAATCAACCGATGTCAGAATTTATCAATCACAGTCATCAATCCAAATAATTTTATTTTTGAGGTAGAGAATGACAATTAA
- a CDS encoding S8 family peptidase gives MPNHDVSRKSNSFDGQSSTYFSSSDTFNTENYYSSQLNGRSSSIPETDAHATSQYNSNNGYGLIDASKSVSQAAGQNPYNDVPQLGGNNWGLDMIKAPAVWGNGYTGNGIVVAVIDTGVDYNHNDLKNNIWTNTKEIAGNGIDDDGNGYIDDVQGWNFNGNNNNTLDDNGHGTHVSGIIAGENNGYGVTGVAYNAKIMPVKVLNSSGSGSYSAIAKGIYYAVDNGANIINLSLGGDASSQTLKSAIEYASSKGVIVVMASGNEGGSVPGYPARYADKSGIAVGAVNQEGNLTDFSNRAGGNQLAYVTAPGQSIYSTVPGNEYANYSGTSMASPYVAGVVALMLSANPTLTESQVREIITSTAGNNNTSNNTPTSDSNFDFNPFLDEFFRDFSTTSSFSQASSFSIKSLPDINTVTDSSNPTAGMTNNQTSQSPKTEFTFEYYLDTPMNSLANSPTDINNGIDFVQLITEMTRQFDNLRRLLG, from the coding sequence ATGCCTAATCATGATGTTAGTAGAAAATCAAATTCTTTTGACGGGCAAAGTTCTACTTATTTCTCCTCATCAGATACTTTTAATACTGAAAATTACTATAGTTCCCAACTGAATGGCCGTAGTAGCTCTATCCCAGAAACAGATGCTCATGCAACTAGTCAATATAATTCTAATAATGGCTATGGCTTAATCGATGCCTCAAAATCAGTATCACAAGCGGCTGGGCAAAATCCCTATAATGATGTGCCTCAGCTTGGCGGTAATAATTGGGGGTTAGATATGATTAAAGCCCCGGCGGTGTGGGGAAATGGATATACAGGTAATGGGATTGTGGTGGCAGTCATAGATACTGGTGTGGACTACAATCACAATGATTTAAAAAATAATATTTGGACTAATACTAAAGAAATTGCTGGGAATGGCATCGATGATGATGGCAACGGCTATATAGATGATGTGCAGGGTTGGAACTTTAACGGCAACAACAACAACACTTTAGACGATAACGGACATGGTACTCATGTTTCTGGGATTATCGCAGGTGAGAATAATGGCTATGGCGTGACTGGCGTGGCTTATAATGCCAAAATTATGCCTGTGAAAGTTTTAAATAGTTCTGGATCTGGTTCTTATAGTGCGATCGCTAAGGGCATCTACTACGCTGTAGATAATGGTGCAAATATCATTAATCTCAGTCTAGGCGGTGATGCTTCTAGCCAGACACTCAAATCAGCTATTGAGTATGCCAGCAGTAAAGGGGTAATTGTCGTCATGGCCTCCGGTAATGAAGGCGGTTCAGTTCCAGGTTATCCCGCCCGCTATGCTGATAAGTCAGGAATTGCTGTGGGGGCTGTCAATCAAGAGGGTAATCTAACAGACTTCTCTAACCGCGCTGGTGGTAATCAACTTGCCTATGTCACCGCCCCAGGACAGAGTATTTATTCTACAGTTCCAGGTAATGAGTACGCGAATTATAGCGGTACATCAATGGCATCACCTTACGTTGCTGGGGTAGTTGCTCTCATGCTCAGTGCTAACCCGACTCTCACAGAAAGCCAAGTCAGAGAAATCATTACCAGCACAGCAGGTAATAATAACACTAGCAATAATACACCAACATCAGACTCTAATTTTGACTTTAACCCTTTTCTAGATGAGTTCTTTAGAGATTTTTCCACTACTAGCTCATTCTCTCAAGCTTCTAGTTTTAGCATCAAATCTTTACCAGATATCAATACTGTCACTGATAGCTCAAATCCCACGGCTGGAATGACCAATAATCAAACATCTCAGAGTCCGAAAACTGAGTTTACATTCGAGTATTATCTAGATACACCAATGAATAGTTTGGCTAACAGTCCGACCGATATTAATAATGGTATTGATTTCGTTCAATTAATCACAGAAATGACCAGGCAATTTGATAACTTACGAAGACTGTTAGGGTAG
- the cobU gene encoding bifunctional adenosylcobinamide kinase/adenosylcobinamide-phosphate guanylyltransferase has protein sequence MGKVILITGPARSGKSEWAENLAIESGKQVVYVATATVNLDDAEWHKRIQLHQNRRPQDWVTLEVPVTLSATLADAKPNTCVLVDSLGTWVANLLEEDDESWENTLAEFLETVQLVAADMVFVAEETGWGVVPAYPLGRAFRDRLGALVRQLSSICEAVYLVTGGHVLNLSILGTPLPQSIHDE, from the coding sequence TTGGGTAAAGTCATATTAATCACTGGCCCTGCTAGGTCTGGTAAAAGTGAATGGGCAGAAAATTTGGCTATAGAATCAGGTAAACAGGTGGTTTACGTGGCGACGGCTACTGTTAACCTGGATGATGCAGAGTGGCACAAACGCATTCAATTACACCAAAACCGCCGTCCTCAAGATTGGGTGACGTTGGAAGTTCCGGTGACACTATCTGCAACTCTGGCTGATGCGAAACCTAATACTTGTGTTTTAGTCGATTCTTTGGGGACTTGGGTGGCTAATCTGCTAGAGGAAGATGATGAGAGTTGGGAAAATACCTTGGCGGAATTTTTAGAAACGGTGCAGTTAGTTGCTGCGGATATGGTGTTTGTGGCTGAAGAAACGGGTTGGGGAGTTGTACCAGCATATCCTTTAGGTCGAGCATTTCGCGATCGCCTGGGGGCTTTGGTGCGTCAGTTAAGCTCAATTTGCGAAGCTGTTTATTTGGTTACTGGTGGTCATGTTTTAAATCTGAGTATACTTGGCACACCATTGCCACAATCTATACATGATGAATAA
- a CDS encoding peptidase domain-containing ABC transporter translates to MKYDYVLQHSQEDCGAACLAAVAKHYGRNFTLSRIREAVGTGQFGTTLLGLKRGAETIGFNARPVKTSPELLQSINEAPLPAIIHWKGNHWVVFYGKKGKKCVIADPAVGIRYLSPKDLVEGWTDWLMLLLEPDPSLFWHGEDDKIGGFWRFFKRVWHFRGILAQALPLNLLLGVLSLASPFLLQILTDDVLVRGDTKLLTTMAIAVVVMNFIASSLAWVQSNLIAHFAQRLQLGLVLEFGRQILRLPLSYYEARRSGEIVSRLQDINQINQLVAQVVVSLPSKFFVAVISFSLMAFYSWKLTLVAMLVAGMMTTSTIVFQPTLRRKTRELLVQDAENQGILVETFKGALTLKTTTAGSQFLEELNNRFNRLATLTLRTIQISIINNTFSGFFSAIGSVILLWFGGNLVINPAENLSIGQLLAFNSMNGNFLGLIATVISFVEEFTRAKTAMQRLTEVIDTTPENADDGKKPFAKILPDADIICTNVNFHYAGRVDLLEDFTLTIPGGKVTALIGKSGCGKSSLAKLITGLYPLQSGNIRIGLYNLEDLALDCLRQQVVLVPQDAHFWSRSIVENFRLGAPYVSFEQIVRACQIANADEFISKLPDKYQTVLGEFGANISGGQRQRLAIARAIITEPPILILDESTGGLDPVSETQVLDRLLRHRQGKTTILISHRPKVINRANWIVLLEQGRLKLQGSVDELRAKTGDHLDFLNS, encoded by the coding sequence ATGAAATACGATTACGTTTTACAACATAGTCAAGAAGATTGTGGTGCTGCTTGTCTAGCAGCAGTAGCTAAACATTATGGACGCAATTTTACACTCAGTCGCATTCGTGAAGCTGTAGGTACAGGACAATTTGGTACTACTTTACTAGGACTAAAAAGGGGAGCAGAAACCATAGGTTTTAATGCTCGTCCAGTGAAAACATCTCCAGAACTTTTGCAATCGATAAATGAAGCACCTTTACCAGCAATTATTCACTGGAAAGGAAATCATTGGGTAGTTTTTTATGGTAAAAAAGGTAAAAAATGTGTAATTGCTGATCCGGCTGTAGGTATTCGTTATCTGTCACCAAAAGATTTAGTAGAGGGTTGGACAGATTGGTTAATGTTGTTGTTAGAACCAGATCCGAGTTTATTTTGGCATGGAGAAGATGATAAAATTGGCGGTTTTTGGCGTTTCTTCAAGCGTGTCTGGCATTTTCGCGGCATTTTAGCTCAAGCTTTACCCCTAAATCTCTTATTAGGAGTTTTGTCTTTAGCGTCTCCTTTTTTGTTACAAATTCTTACGGATGATGTTTTAGTTCGCGGTGATACTAAGCTACTAACTACGATGGCGATCGCAGTCGTAGTCATGAATTTTATTGCTAGTAGTCTGGCTTGGGTACAATCTAACCTGATCGCTCATTTTGCTCAACGTTTACAACTAGGTTTAGTCCTAGAATTTGGACGGCAGATTCTGCGCTTACCTCTGAGTTATTATGAAGCTCGTCGGAGTGGAGAAATTGTTAGCCGTCTGCAAGATATTAACCAAATTAATCAGTTAGTCGCTCAAGTTGTTGTTAGTCTACCTAGTAAATTTTTCGTTGCGGTAATTTCCTTTAGTTTGATGGCTTTTTATAGCTGGAAACTAACATTGGTCGCTATGTTAGTTGCTGGGATGATGACCACATCTACCATTGTGTTTCAGCCAACTTTACGGCGAAAAACCCGTGAGTTATTAGTGCAGGATGCAGAAAATCAAGGTATTTTAGTAGAAACTTTTAAAGGTGCGCTGACTCTTAAAACTACTACTGCTGGTTCGCAATTTTTAGAGGAATTAAATAATCGCTTTAATCGTCTGGCGACTCTGACATTACGCACCATTCAAATAAGTATTATCAATAATACTTTTTCAGGATTTTTCTCGGCAATTGGTAGTGTAATATTACTCTGGTTTGGCGGTAATTTGGTGATTAACCCCGCAGAAAATTTGAGTATTGGACAGCTATTAGCTTTTAATTCGATGAATGGTAATTTTCTCGGTTTAATTGCTACTGTCATCAGCTTTGTTGAGGAATTTACCCGCGCTAAAACTGCCATGCAACGCCTGACAGAAGTTATAGACACTACACCAGAAAATGCTGATGATGGGAAGAAACCATTTGCTAAAATTCTGCCTGATGCGGATATTATTTGTACTAATGTTAACTTTCACTATGCAGGAAGAGTTGACCTTTTAGAAGATTTTACTTTAACTATTCCTGGCGGAAAAGTTACGGCTTTAATTGGTAAGTCTGGTTGTGGTAAAAGCTCTTTAGCTAAACTAATTACTGGGTTATATCCTCTGCAATCTGGTAATATCCGCATTGGATTATATAATTTAGAAGATTTAGCTTTAGATTGTTTACGTCAGCAGGTGGTGCTAGTTCCTCAAGATGCTCACTTTTGGAGTCGTTCAATTGTAGAGAACTTTCGCTTAGGTGCGCCCTATGTGAGTTTTGAACAAATTGTGAGAGCTTGCCAAATAGCTAATGCTGATGAATTTATTAGTAAACTACCAGATAAATATCAAACTGTTTTAGGCGAATTTGGAGCTAATATTTCTGGTGGTCAACGTCAGCGTTTAGCAATAGCTAGAGCGATAATTACAGAACCTCCAATTTTAATTTTAGATGAATCTACAGGCGGGCTTGATCCAGTCAGTGAAACGCAGGTTTTAGATCGATTATTACGTCATCGCCAAGGTAAAACTACAATTTTAATTAGTCATCGTCCAAAAGTAATTAATCGAGCTAATTGGATTGTTTTGTTAGAGCAAGGTAGGTTAAAGTTGCAAGGTTCTGTAGACGAACTACGAGCTAAAACAGGAGACCATTTAGACTTTTTAAATTCGTAA
- a CDS encoding HlyD family efflux transporter periplasmic adaptor subunit produces the protein MLYIQNQKILTAPQDDDFLPPVSIWTSLVGILLVGTVGTAIALAAWIKYDVVVRTPATVRPVGDVRLVQPEMEGTVESVLVRENQIVKRGDAIARLDTDQLQIKQSLLQSNIQQGKLQLIQIDAQISTLETQILAEARLIERTIASAQADLSRNQRDYQERKITTSSESLAAEAGLQKALANLQKAEADLEFAKVDRDRYQQLTEIGAIGRREYEQKKLVVEQTKALLAAEKQVVEIAQAQLQSAKAAVNPSNATVAIATERIAQERARGEASMATLNKEKQALQQRRVEMQAQFNQYHKELQQVERQLQSSIIRATSDGVILKLNLRNPGQVVRASEPIAEIVPQNTPLVIKAMIPTADIKKVDVGQKVQLRVDACPYPDYGTLQGVVSAISPDTITPQRNDTNTGASNAVTPTGGYFEATIQPESLKFGDGDRQCHIQSGMNANANIISQQETALQFILRKARLVTDL, from the coding sequence ATGCTGTATATTCAGAATCAGAAAATCCTCACAGCACCCCAAGATGATGATTTTTTACCTCCTGTTAGCATTTGGACATCTTTAGTAGGAATTTTACTAGTAGGAACTGTTGGGACTGCGATCGCACTTGCGGCTTGGATTAAATATGATGTCGTCGTCAGAACCCCTGCTACAGTCAGGCCTGTGGGTGATGTGCGCCTAGTGCAGCCGGAAATGGAGGGGACTGTTGAGAGTGTATTAGTGAGGGAAAATCAAATTGTCAAGCGGGGTGATGCGATCGCGCGTTTGGATACAGATCAATTACAAATCAAACAAAGTCTATTACAAAGCAATATTCAACAGGGTAAATTACAACTCATCCAAATTGATGCCCAAATCAGCACTCTAGAGACTCAAATACTTGCTGAAGCTAGGTTAATTGAACGTACAATTGCATCCGCTCAAGCTGATTTAAGCAGAAATCAACGAGATTACCAAGAACGAAAAATTACTACTTCTAGTGAATCCCTGGCTGCTGAAGCGGGGTTACAAAAAGCCCTAGCCAATTTGCAAAAAGCTGAAGCTGATTTAGAATTTGCCAAAGTAGATCGCGATCGCTACCAGCAGTTAACAGAAATAGGTGCGATTGGTAGGCGGGAATACGAACAGAAAAAACTCGTTGTAGAACAGACTAAAGCCTTACTAGCAGCCGAAAAACAAGTTGTAGAAATTGCCCAAGCCCAATTGCAATCTGCAAAAGCGGCGGTGAACCCCAGTAACGCAACAGTAGCGATCGCCACAGAACGCATCGCCCAGGAACGTGCTAGAGGGGAGGCTAGCATGGCTACGCTAAACAAAGAAAAACAAGCCCTCCAGCAGCGCAGAGTGGAAATGCAAGCCCAATTCAACCAATATCACAAAGAACTACAACAAGTAGAAAGACAATTACAAAGTAGTATTATTCGCGCCACTAGCGATGGTGTAATTCTCAAGTTAAATTTACGCAACCCTGGCCAAGTGGTACGCGCGAGTGAACCAATTGCAGAGATTGTTCCCCAAAATACTCCTTTAGTAATCAAAGCCATGATTCCCACCGCAGACATTAAAAAAGTAGACGTAGGGCAGAAAGTACAACTGCGCGTTGATGCTTGTCCCTACCCTGATTATGGAACTCTCCAGGGTGTAGTCAGTGCCATTTCTCCAGATACCATCACACCACAGCGCAATGATACTAATACAGGTGCAAGCAATGCTGTAACACCCACGGGGGGATATTTTGAGGCAACAATTCAACCAGAAAGTCTTAAATTTGGTGATGGCGATCGGCAATGTCACATCCAATCGGGGATGAATGCCAACGCCAACATTATTTCTCAACAAGAAACCGCATTACAATTCATACTCAGAAAAGCCCGATTAGTTACTGACTTATAA
- a CDS encoding response regulator transcription factor → MKQTLTEKALLKILVIDDHESVLSGTVELLRKHYLDAEIITAINAYHALEQVSILQPDLVVMDLSIPKNMGVTARPDTGVQLLRTFMKNYPDLNIVVQSAHIRTLVRIKPEVDTHKGGFTVADKSLSTQEMLTRVDWALQGLTHTKDIKGIHSGLEIKPEWLKVLNLAFDEGLQDKAIAEGMSISERMVRHYWSKLQDALDIYPDQGKNIRIQTEMRARAEGLID, encoded by the coding sequence ATGAAACAAACATTAACTGAAAAGGCACTCCTGAAAATTTTAGTTATTGATGACCATGAATCTGTTTTAAGCGGAACAGTAGAATTACTACGAAAACATTATTTAGATGCAGAAATTATCACTGCTATAAACGCTTATCATGCACTAGAACAAGTAAGTATTTTACAGCCTGATCTTGTAGTTATGGATCTGTCTATTCCCAAAAATATGGGAGTAACAGCGCGTCCTGATACGGGAGTGCAACTCCTCAGAACATTCATGAAAAATTATCCCGATTTAAATATTGTTGTGCAAAGCGCACATATCAGAACATTAGTCAGAATTAAACCGGAAGTTGATACTCATAAAGGAGGTTTTACTGTTGCTGATAAGAGTCTTTCTACCCAAGAAATGTTAACCAGAGTTGATTGGGCATTACAAGGATTAACTCATACAAAAGATATCAAAGGCATTCATTCGGGATTAGAAATTAAACCAGAGTGGCTAAAGGTATTAAATTTAGCATTTGATGAAGGCTTACAAGATAAAGCGATCGCTGAAGGAATGTCTATCTCTGAACGCATGGTACGTCATTACTGGAGTAAGCTGCAAGATGCTTTAGACATTTATCCCGATCAGGGTAAAAACATTCGCATTCAAACAGAAATGAGGGCTAGGGCTGAAGGGTTAATTGATTAG
- a CDS encoding CHASE2 domain-containing protein, whose translation MPPGLWNIIKAEIAMWRVGILPGCAVIGLVILARTLGLIQSLEWLAFDNFLRVRPEEPIDERIVIVGINEEDIHRHNDYQIESFITDRDLAAMLLKLQTYQPRVIGLDIYRDLPVRPSDSELAEVLIPERIGFVDQITDIDGKLRRILLGTPTSHGYKLSLSVKLASAYLAHENIFLENGIRDRATMRFGKTELPRFLPNSGGYIRTDAGGVQILLNFRSGRARFRTVLGNDIKSGKINPEWIRDRIVIIGIIAPSRQDFITTAATPSTQTAQGRVYGVEIQAHAVSQIISSVLDGRPLLNTWDDHWEYIWIFSWGFGGIAIARLTKSPLKNLIVVILVSCALVIISYLFLIWGWWLPVIPAILVLIINGMELTALYQYDQSLRSGIKIRQAIIESTFETIHNGPLQSLAKVLQLLRVKDKSTKELLPQIEKELEKLNHELRGIYEYLQQQSLDQDTSLYLGNNLVLNLQEPLHDILYQVYSYTLERNFACFKHIRVKIRSFEPLDERYLSIEQKRGICRFLEEALCNVGKHATGATRLQVTYALSNGWYTLSIIDDGVGVSSAKAGRGTQQFINLAQQLKGKFQRSPLSPHGTICQLSWRMDR comes from the coding sequence ATGCCTCCTGGACTTTGGAATATTATCAAAGCAGAAATTGCTATGTGGCGTGTGGGAATATTACCAGGATGTGCCGTCATTGGTCTAGTAATATTAGCTCGTACCCTGGGTTTAATTCAGTCTTTAGAATGGCTAGCATTTGATAATTTTCTGCGTGTGCGTCCAGAAGAACCTATTGATGAAAGAATTGTGATTGTAGGAATTAATGAAGAAGATATTCATCGTCATAATGACTATCAAATAGAGTCTTTTATTACCGATCGCGATTTAGCTGCAATGTTATTAAAATTGCAGACATATCAGCCTAGAGTTATTGGTCTGGATATTTATCGAGACTTACCAGTCAGACCTAGTGATAGTGAACTAGCGGAGGTTTTGATACCCGAACGAATTGGTTTTGTAGACCAAATTACTGATATTGACGGTAAATTAAGAAGAATTTTATTAGGCACGCCAACATCTCATGGCTACAAGTTATCCTTGTCTGTGAAATTAGCATCTGCTTATTTAGCCCATGAGAATATTTTCTTAGAAAATGGCATTCGCGATCGCGCCACCATGCGATTCGGTAAAACCGAACTACCGCGCTTTTTACCTAATTCTGGGGGATATATCCGCACTGATGCAGGTGGAGTCCAGATATTGCTCAATTTTCGTAGTGGTCGCGCCAGATTTCGCACTGTATTGGGGAATGATATCAAAAGTGGTAAAATAAATCCTGAATGGATACGCGATCGCATCGTGATTATTGGCATCATCGCCCCCAGTCGTCAAGATTTTATTACTACTGCTGCAACTCCATCCACCCAAACCGCCCAAGGTCGAGTCTATGGAGTTGAAATTCAAGCCCATGCTGTTAGTCAAATCATCAGTTCCGTCCTTGATGGTAGACCCCTATTAAATACCTGGGATGATCACTGGGAATATATATGGATTTTCTCCTGGGGTTTTGGCGGAATTGCGATTGCTAGACTAACTAAGTCTCCCTTGAAAAATTTGATAGTTGTTATTTTAGTTAGTTGTGCTTTGGTAATTATTAGTTATTTATTCTTAATTTGGGGTTGGTGGCTGCCAGTCATTCCCGCTATTTTGGTATTGATTATAAATGGGATGGAACTCACAGCTTTATATCAATATGATCAATCTTTACGTTCAGGAATAAAAATTCGTCAAGCTATTATAGAAAGCACATTTGAAACAATTCATAATGGCCCTTTGCAAAGTCTCGCCAAAGTTTTGCAACTGCTACGAGTTAAAGATAAATCAACAAAAGAATTGCTTCCACAAATAGAAAAGGAACTAGAAAAATTAAACCATGAATTAAGAGGAATTTATGAATATTTACAGCAGCAATCCTTAGATCAAGATACAAGTCTTTATTTGGGAAATAATTTGGTATTAAATTTACAAGAACCTCTGCACGACATTCTTTATCAAGTTTATAGTTATACTTTAGAGAGGAATTTTGCTTGTTTTAAACATATTCGAGTTAAGATTCGCAGTTTTGAACCTCTAGATGAGCGATATTTAAGCATCGAACAAAAGCGAGGAATTTGTAGATTTTTAGAGGAAGCCTTGTGTAATGTTGGTAAGCACGCCACAGGTGCAACCCGCCTGCAAGTTACTTATGCTTTATCTAACGGTTGGTACACTTTGAGCATAATTGACGATGGCGTAGGAGTCAGTTCTGCTAAAGCAGGCCGGGGAACGCAACAGTTTATTAATTTAGCACAACAACTAAAAGGGAAATTTCAGCGATCGCCCCTTTCTCCTCATGGTACTATTTGTCAATTATCTTGGCGAATGGATAGATAA
- a CDS encoding type II toxin-antitoxin system PemK/MazF family toxin: MSPKAGEVWLVDLGLAAKTRPIVIVSRYDPNPPRALILYIPVTTQNRGSNYEVKLPNVSSLRQGSVANVQGLGSISAARLERKLGELSDETMLEIKQALIFVLDLAGGIQQDSAADPDTTF, translated from the coding sequence ATGAGCCCTAAAGCTGGTGAAGTCTGGCTGGTCGATTTAGGACTTGCAGCTAAGACTCGTCCGATTGTCATTGTGTCTCGTTATGATCCAAATCCACCTCGCGCTTTAATTCTCTACATACCTGTGACGACACAAAATCGAGGGAGTAACTACGAAGTTAAACTGCCCAATGTGTCTTCTCTCCGACAGGGTTCTGTTGCCAATGTACAAGGTTTAGGCTCAATTTCTGCGGCAAGACTAGAGCGCAAATTAGGAGAGTTGTCAGACGAAACGATGCTTGAAATCAAGCAAGCTCTGATTTTTGTATTGGATTTAGCCGGCGGGATACAGCAGGATAGTGCGGCTGATCCGGATACCACTTTTTAA